One genomic segment of Desmodus rotundus isolate HL8 chromosome 5, HLdesRot8A.1, whole genome shotgun sequence includes these proteins:
- the LOC112317600 gene encoding olfactory receptor 51L1 has protein sequence MRMSTITSANLSFSTFLLTGFPGLEWAHHWISLPIFVGYLVALLGNTTILHLVRTDPSLHQPMYYFLAILAVTDLGLCMSTLPSVLRVLWFDARMVHLVPCVLQQHFLHSFSFMESAVLFAMALDRLVAIRFPLRYASVLTGPRVALAGLVLGMRSAAITAAPSLNLLKFDYCHPGALSHAYCLHQDMIRLACSDTHFNRLYGLCIIMLAMGSDVLFILLSYTIILHTVLAIASAGERLKALNTCVSHILAVLCFYVPVLGLSIVHRFGHHTSPLVHTLMGTVSVLFPPLMNPVIYSIKTQQIRRAILKVFSLGKMH, from the coding sequence ATGAGGATGTCCACCATAACAAGTGCCAACTTGAGCTTCTCTACATTCTTGCTGACCGGCTTCCCAGGCCTGGAATGGGCTCACCATTGGATCTCACTGCCCATTTTTGTAGGATACCTCGTGGCCCTCCTGGGTAACACCACCATCTTACATCTAGTACGAACTGACCCTTCTCTCCACCAGCCCATGTACTACTTCCTGGCTATCCTGGCTGTGACAGACTTGGGCCTATGCATGTCCACCCTTCCCTCAGTGCTGAGAGTGCTGTGGTTTGATGCTCGGATGGTGCACCTGGTGCCTTGTGTTCTGCAACAGCATTTTCTACACTCCTTCTCCTTCATGGAGTCAGCTGTGCTCTTTGCTATGGCTCTGGACCGCCTGGTGGCCATCCGATTCCCATTGCGCTATGCATCTGTGCTCACCGGGCCTCGTGTGGCATTGGCAGGGCTTGTGCTGGGCATGAGGAGTGCTGCCATTACTGCTGCACCTTCGCTGAACCTATTGAAATTTGACTACTGTCACCCTGGGGCACTGTCCCATGCTTACTGCCTTCACCAGGACATGATCCGCCTGGCCTGCTCTGACACACATTTCAACAGACTCTATGGGCTGTGCATTATCATGCTGGCCATGGGCTCTGATGTTCTTTTTATCCTGCTCTCTTACACTATCATCCTCCACACTGTGTTGGCCATTGCCTCTGCAGGGGAGAGGCTTAAGGCCCTCAACACCTGTGTCTCCCACATTCTGGCTGTGCTCTGCTTCTATGTGCCTGTGCTAGGCCTGTCCATTGTGCACAGATTTGGGCACCACACTTCACCCCTGGTGCACACCCTCATGGGTACTGTGTCTGTGCTCTTCCCACCCCTGATGAACCCGGTCATCTACAGCATCAAGACCCAGCAAATCCGCAGGGCCATTCTCAAGGTATTTTCACTGGGGAAGATGCACTGA